One Globicephala melas chromosome 4, mGloMel1.2, whole genome shotgun sequence genomic window carries:
- the LOC115844895 gene encoding caspase recruitment domain-containing protein 8 produces MLPKKLNMHQLDATERPVCARVRVCTRVRLCTPACTRRAAGERAFPLGSPGGLRLRLQQRARRPLPPSPLPLWLSLALFTPPAASAASGCAGQRSAREPLLQAPRRHSSVEPQARVSSPPPPSRRATMSRGAGVAESSDDHSASSEEKDCPSPNLDTSKDSKSGEDSSSESSSESESDNEMPKPEKTNGELRESSTEEASNQEFNDIQSHCEHCNAENKHNELVTPRLLSRGQFLLKVDTEGTYQCMETGLIFEVNRKVDIKYCVLSWSKYADLVVKPWVVGGPLFDVKCDPTCLTSIHFPHSLCLGHCDANMTFKVLHVKSTGASLEYTVDHSATHVKWHVSSLSPVGPVIQSEETVFHHGAVILYKAIDHNPSLSFRVYIATNNESFIKDISKSVKHSSKKFMKIDKPPVCQKLLQNGKKYRLISDPEAEITPEEIEFVDGSLLKLKSYSEVYLEQPVEFKLLLVEMDSEEIVWKAKLRECDWVQHDQNPNISKSSTSGNRRRKMSSSLPDEVVYDKRMKQIGTSDGVKTKTLLTDTQLINLAEKLGKEWVKIAIANLKLKISDIDAILEKKEDVTINKFRMLKKWQEKEQSNATAQNLWNCLKNINSVEVQDVLKDFLQET; encoded by the exons CTACCGAGCGGCCGGTGTGCGCACGTGTGAGAGTGTGCACACGTGTGAGACTGTGCACGCCGGCGTGCACGCGCAGGGCCGCCGGCGAGCGTGCGTTTCCGTTAGGGAGCCCGGGCGGCCTCCGGCTGCGGCTGCAGCAGCGCGCCCGGCGCCCCCTCCCGCCCAGTCCCCTCCCCCTGTGGCTCTCGCTCGCCCTCTTCACTCCCCCGGCAGCGTCGGCCGCCTCCGGGTGCGCAGGGCAGCGGTCGGCACGCGAACCCCTCCTGCAGGCGCCCCGGCGTCACTCGAGCGTCGAGCCCCAGGCGCGCGTGtcgtcccccccgccccccagtcgCCGAGCGACGATGAGCCGAGGCGCGGGGGTCGCGGAGAGCAG TGATGATCACAGTGCCTCTTCGGAAGAAAAAG ATTGCCCCAGTCCCAACCTAGATACTTCAAAGGACTCTAAATCAG GTGAGGACAGCAGTTCTGAGAGCAGTTCTGAAAGTGAATCTG ataatgagatgccaaaaccagaaaaaacaa ATGGGGAGCTAAGAGAATCTTCCACCGAGGAAGCGTCTAATCAGG AATTTAATGACATCCAATCTCACTGTGAACACTGTAATGCTGAAAAT AAACACAATGAACTAGTGACCCCCAGGCtcctttcccggggacagttttT ACTGAAGGtggacacagagggaacttaccagTGCATGGAGACTGGTCTGATATTTGAGGTTAACAGAAAAGTTGACATCAAGTATTGCGTCCTGTCCTGGAGCAAATACGCGGACCTGGTTGTGAAGCCCTGGGTTGTCGGTGGACCCTTGTTTGATGTTAAATGTGACCCAACCTGCCTTACCTCCATTCATTTTCCACATTCCCTCTGCTTGGGTC ACTGCGATGCCAACATGACGTTCAAAGTCTTACATGTTAAAAGTACTGGGGCCTCGTTAGAATATACTGTGGACCATTCTGCAACCCATGTCAAATGGCACGTGAGCTCTCTTTCTCCTGTGGGACCCGTTATTCAAAGCGAAGAAACAGTATTCCACCACGGGGCTGTGATCCTGTACAAAGCCATCGACCATAACCCGTCCTTGTCTTTTCGAGTGTACATAGCAACCAATAATGAGTCCTTCATCAAG GATATTTCCAAGTCTGTAAAGCACTCCTCTAAGAAATTCATGAAAATCGACAAGCCTCCCGTTTGCCAGAAGTTGTTGCAGAATGGGAAGAAGTACAGGCTGATCAGTGATCCAGAAGCTGAAATCACCCCCGAG gaaattgaaTTTGTGGATGGttcacttttaaaattgaaaagttaTAGTGAAGTGTATTTGGAGCAACCAGTGGAGTTTAAATTACTTTTGGTTGAAATGGATTCCGAGGAAATTGTATGGAAAGCAAAACTGAGAGAGT GTGACTGGGTTCAGCATGATCAGAACCCGAACATTTCGAAAAGCAGCACAAGTG gtaatagGCGGCGAAAGATGAGTAGCAGCTTACCCGATGAGGTGGTCTATGATAAAAGAATGAAGCAGATTGGCACTTCAG ATGGAGTGAAGACTAAAACCTTGTTAACAGACACTCAGTTGATTAACCTTGCTGAGAAGTTGGGAAAGGAGTGGGTAAAGATTGCCATTGCCAACCTGAAGCTGAAGATTAGCGACATTGATGCTAtcctggagaagaaagaagatgtcACGATCAATAAGTTTAGGATGCTGAAGAAGTGGCAAGAAAAGGAGCAGAGCAATGCCACAGCTCAGAATTTATGGAACTGCTTGAAAAACATCAATTCAGTTGAAGTCCAAGATGTGCTGAAAG ATTTCTTACAGGAAACGTGA